From the Funiculus sociatus GB2-C1 genome, the window CAGGGCAGCCGGGATAGCGGGATTTAATGATATTGAGAATTGTTAAACCATTGTTCCAGCGTAGCTGATAGTCTGTAACTACCAGGTCAATGCGATCGCCAACCATTGCTTGTGCCAAATCCTCTGCTGTGGCAACTTCTGTGATGCGGAGGTCTGGAAATTCTCGGTTTAGCTCGCGAGCAGTTAAAACTCGATCGTTCTGGTCATCATCGATTAAAAGGAAATGTAGCATTAGAAACTGGAAACTGGGGACAAAAAAGGCAAAAGGCAATTATGTCAAAAAAAGAATCTTCGCTTTTTCCTTTTTCCTTACAGACCGACCTCTACTCGCTGGTGGTGACATCAACGAGCAAGCCGACTGGTTGAACCAAGAATCCCCGTGCGTTCGCGCCGGGGAGTGTCAATCGACTCCACTCAGTCGAATTTCTGGCTGTTCGTTCAATAGCAGCCAATACAACTTGAGGGTTGTCATCACTTCTATTAAGGCGGTAAGACCAATAGGTTTAACCAAATAAGAATTAGCCCCTAAGTCGTAAGCATGATTAATATCAATATTTTCTTGAGAGGAAGTTAAGATAATCGCGGGCAGACGCTTGAGTTCGGGTTGCTGCCGCAGCCATGCCAGAACTTCATGACCTGAGCGGCGGGGCAGTTTCAGGTCTAATAAAATTAGCGAGGGTATGGGATAGCGCTCTCGGTCGGCGTATTCACCGCTACCGCTGAGATAGAAAACCGCAGCATCTCCGTCGCTGACGACTTGCATTGAGGCATTGGCTAAATTCGCCTTGCGGAAGGCACGCTGGGTGAGAAGAATGTCGTTAGGGTCATCTTCTACTAGCAAAATTGTGTGTGATCTGGTCATTGGGGGGTTGGGGACTGGGGATTAGGGATTGGGGACTGGGGACTGGAGACTAGGGACTGGAGACTGGGGACTGGGGGCTGGGGACTAGGGACTAGGCGCTGAGTAAAATTCTTCCCAATTCCCAATCCCCAATCCCTAATCCCCAGTCCCTCTTTGTAATTCAATCCAAAAGCGGCTTCCCTGTCCAAGTTTGGATTCTACTCCTACTTGTCCGCCCATGCGATCAATGCCTTTACGGACAATCGCTAAACCAATTCCCGTACCGGGATAAGTCTCGATTCCATGCAGGCGCTCGAAAACGCGAAAGATGCGTTGCTGGTGTTCGGGAGCAATACCAATACCATTATCTACCACCCAGAGGCGCACCCAGTCACCGCGCATTTCAGCCCAGACTTGCACTTCTGGTTGTACGCCCACATCTACAAATTTAATTGCATTCGTCAGGAGATTGGCGATCGCTTGAACTAAAGTAGGGCGATGAGCAATTACTTCTGGTAGCGGCGAAGTAATTGTAACTTGAGCTTGCTTTTGCTTTACGTCAGCTTCTAGTTGAGCGATCGCTTCTTTCATTACATCTGTTAAATTTATTACCTTCAGTTGCAAGTCAGCGCGGCTGAGTCGGCTGTAAGCAAGTAAGTCTTGAATCAGATTTTCCAACCGCTGGGCAGAAGAAACAATGCGCTGGGCATAGTCTTCACCAAGGTTGTCTAGAACATCGCCGTAGTCTTCCAGCAAAGCTTCTGCAAAGCCTTGCATCGCTCGTAAAGGGGCGCGGAGGTCATGGGAAACTGAATAAGCAAAGGCTTGTAGTTCGTCGTTTGCTTCTTGCAGTTGCAAAGTGCGCTGAATTACCCGCTCTTCCAAAGTTTCGTTAAGCTGTCTAATTTCCGCTTCTGCTTGTTTGCGATCCGTAATATCATTGAGCATCCCGACCATCCGGTTAGGACGGTTCTCGGCATCATACTGGAACCGCCCAAAAGAATTTACCCAGCGTATACTGCCATCTGGCAAAAGGACACGATACTCAGTTTGAAAGTCCTGCTGATCTTTCCGGGATGCTTGTATCCCCGCCTCAACTCGTGATAGGTCTTCAGGATGAACGCGGTCTGCCCATTCTTTGTAGCTTCGGTTCGGCTTGCCTGGTTCATAGCCAAAGATGATTTCGTGATAGGTTGTCCAAAATACCTGATTAGTGGTTATATTCCAATCCCACGATCCCATTTTGGCTGCGTCTAATGCTAAGGCTAGGCGTTCACTCTTCTGGCGCAGCTTTTGGGCTTCCTGTTGGCGTAGGGCGCGATCGCGTCGCATCAGATAGTACACTAAACCCAGCAGTGCCAAGCTGACAAAGGTGGCAAGGGTAAATGTAAGTATGGTTCGTTGGAGGTTAGCTTTTGATTCTTTAATCCGAGAAACCAAAAGTTGATTTTCTATATTTTTCATGTCAGCGATTTGCTGACGAATGCCATCCATAATTTGCTTACCCCGGTTGGTTCGGACAACCTGCTGGGAAGCTTCAAAGCCTTGTTCTCGCCGTAATTGGATTTTTTGTTCGAGATCGCTTAGTTTAAGAGCGATCGCACCCTCCAAGGACAGGATGCGCTGCTGCTGTTGTGGATTATCTGCGGTTAATTGCCTGAGAGATTTGATGTGAGTATTAATTTCGGCGATCCCACTCTGATATGGTTGCAGATACTGTTCTTCTCCCGTAATTAAATAGCCGCGTTGTCCGGTTTCGGCATCTTTTAAGGTGGAAAGTGTCGCCTCTAGTTCATTTAAAACCTGATAGGTATGACTTACCCACCGCTCATTTTCAAACACTTTTAGAATGTTGCGATAGGATACAACAGCATTGGTGAGGATAAGCACCAGTGTTACCCCAAGCCCGACTGTAATTTGTTGTGCAGATCGTTTCATGGCGGTAGACGGTGTTGCTTGACGCTTATACCATAAGGTTATCAAGTTGCGCGCAGGCGATATCGGCAGCATTCAATTTTTTTAATGTTGCCGACATATATCGGTAATCCGAAATTGATCTCATTTATAGATTCAGATAATACTCGAACCGCTCCCGGAGTTGTTCAACAGTTAGATTCTGGCTCCAATATTCCGTTAAAGCGTGACCAAATGCCCAAGCGTTGCGGTCGGGTGAGGCAGAGTTTTCCAGCAACAAGGGCCAAAGGGATAATAAGTCAAAGTTAAGAAGGTTTTCCCCCGGCTTCAACAACGAAAACAGATCATACGCCATCTGGAGTTTGCCAAGAACGACGGGCAACTGTTCCACGGGAATTTGCTCAGCCAGGAGATATGCTAGGTTTGGTCGTCCGGTTGTCAGGGTAGCGATGAACTGGAGAACGGGACTTTTGAGCAGTGCAGCCAGTCCCTGAGTTGTCGTCATCTGAAAGGTGTAGCGGTCGATGATTTTGGCAGCGGCGACAGTGCGGGCTTCTAGGTTACGCAAAAAGCGGGCAAGGCGGAGTTGCTTGGTAGGTGCGATCGCATCCACCAGTGCCAAGGATAGCGCCTCTATGCCCCAAGCGACTCGACCTGTTTTCATGTCACCAGTCACAACAGGCAAAACTAAATTGCAGAAATCATTTAGACGTTCAGCGCGATACTTGGTGGCTTCCCGAATAGAAATTTCCTTCGGGCGATCGCCTGATTCCCAGTTGTAGGGAGGATTCCATTCGCGGATGGGACGCAGCCGATCTACTTGAGTGACAATTGCGATCGCGCTCAAGTCTGCAATGTCTGCTTTCATATCTTTGAGAAAATCCACATCCATTTGCAGTGCCGGATCGAGGGCTGGAGTGACCAACAACAACAGATCCGCGTTTGTGGCGTAATCAAGCACCAGTTCCCGCAGATCCGCATGGTTCACTTGTTCGTAACCCGGCGTATCCCAAAGGGTTAGCGTTTCTCCATTTTGAAGCTGCCACTGGTAATTCTGAATTTTATCAGTGCTGGGCAACACATCCACGGCGGCTCGATCTGCCTGAAACAGCGTATTAATCAAGCTGCTTTTTCCAGACCCAGTTCGCCCCGCCAGTAGAATATTGACAGGTTTTTGCTCAACCGCGTCCGCAGGTTCTGCTTGAGCTAAGATTTCTCTCAGGGTTTGGGTCTTTGCCTTGGGTAGCGTCGGTGCAGCAGAGGATTCTGAGGCTGGTAGGGTAGTGCCGCCGTAGAGAGCGATCGCTTGCCGACATAAGTTCCGGAGAGCCGCTTCCCGCAACATCTGGCTCAAATTCCCCAGTAGTTCCTGAGTTGCCTGGTTGCTGGAACGTTGGCTGGCTACTTTTGCCACCGCCACCGCTGGGTTCAAAAGCCACTGGGCCCAGTTCCAGACTTGCCAAAGTTTCCGAGCAGATGGCTCCAGCTTGCGATAAACTCCGTATGCTTCGTATGCTTGCCCAATCGTAACTTGAGCGAGGGCGGGGGACAACTGCTGTATCCACCGATCCAAATCATCAACTGTTCCCCTAATCAGTCCAAAAGCTTGCGGAACGTAAATGTTGAGCAGGGGATACTTGACTTCCGGATTATAGACATGAGCGATCGCACTGACAAGATCCTGGCATCGCTGCCAAAAAGTTTGCCAATCTTCCCAAATTGGGCGATCGCTTTGTGCGGCTTTCAATATCTCTTGGAACCCGGCTTCTACTCGACTAGCGGTGTCATTTCCCTCTACTAGCCGTACTGTGTCTTCTCTATCAGATTCCAGCTCTGCACTAACTTCCGCTATTACAGATTCTATCTGCGCGATCGCCGGTCGAGTCCACTTCACTAGCAGCCAACGCCAACCCACGAATACGAGAGTAAATACAGCCCAAATCCAATTAATACCCCACTCGTGAATCTGCAATCCTGCCGATACCAGCAAGAAACCGACGATCGTTGCAATCGGCGTTGCCAACACCACCCACTGCCACACCTTTAATCGCATCATTGCCCCACCCCTCGATTAGACTTCTTATACCGTTATTGTCCCTAACATTCCTCTGATGCTAGACCCCATAATGGGGGATAACATGAGGAATCAGCGTATGCGATCGCTGTTGGTGGTTTAACGACGTTTGGAACAAGTTGATGTGCGCCTTAGCCAAAGATGCGCCAAAGAATAGTGGTAGAAGTTTAACGCCGTATGCAACTTTACAGTCAGAATCCACCAATTTATGGGGGCTTTCTTAAAGTTGCACATCGCGTAAGTTTAATATTCCTAAAGGGGCGTTGACATGAAACTGAAAATTTTACTGACAACAGTGCTGCTGACTTTCGCTTATCCTACAGCAGCATTTGGACCGAGTAAGGATAATCTGATTTACGGCGAGGCGATATTGTTAGCAAGTCTCGCAGCAGATTACATCTCCATTGGCAAGCTTGAGCCTGCTACACGGCTTCTTGATGAGGTATCTTCAGTCAGCCAAACAGTTGGCGGACTTTGCCCCAGATTGAGGCTATTGACAGATATGGCAGGCCAGTATGCTCTTCTAGGGCAGCAGGCACGTAGCGAGGCTATGTTTTCGCAAGTTCACAAGGCTGTTTCGATCAGGCAACCTTGTGAAGCTGAGGAGTCTTCCTCCAGCCGGAATGACCCACCAGCTTGGGTAATTGGGGCCATTTCGTTGCATGCTTATGCAGGGCGATATGATGTTGCACTAGCAATTGCCGATGGATTAACCGGAGAGAAGGGTTTTAATCCGCAAGATAGCGCATATGCAGAGAATTCTGGTATTGACATCCTTTTGGAGTTGCCATATCAATTAGATGATGTGAAATTACATGACCGAGCCACAGAGCTTCGCAAATATTTAGCAACCCTAGCCAACCGATATAATCAGGCTGGTCAAACCGATAAAGCTGGGAAAATATGGCATTTCCTAGCTAATCATTACAAGAGCATTGGTCAGCCGGAACGAGCGAGCGAATTTCAGAATTTAGTGGCGCAGGTGGGGTACAAACCAGAAAATCCACCATCACCACCGGGAAATCCAAACGCACCAGCTATTCAGCTATTGAGTCGTTGTCTACAACTAGAAACTTCCAATTTATTCTGGATGATCCCGGAAGTTCTGAGTAAGGAAAAACTGGCTCTGCTCATGGAAACCTGTAACAAGATTGCTACCACAGAAACCACAGAAGTTTCTACCCTCAGAGCCAGCTTATTAAAACAAATGGATGGGTTTGTGCAAGAAATTGCCGATCCAATCAAGCAGGGTAAGGCATTAGTCGCGGTTGCAAATGTATATTCGCAACTTGGTGAGAAGGACAAAGCAATCAAGCGACTTGGCCAAGCAGTATCTAGAGTTAGGAGCATTAGCGAACGTCTCCGCCAAGTTGGCCCGAAAAATCCGACTGGCTTAGATCGCAATTCCTTAGTGCCTCAAAATTTACCTCAAGCCAATCAGCTGGTTTCGACAGCGACAGATGCAGAAAGTCTTGTCGCAAAGATTGTCGAGGGATATCTACAGATAGGACAGATCGAGCAAGCCGTTGAAATTGCCGAACAGGTTCGGGCTGGAAAAATTTACCTTCTCGCCAACTTCAATTACGCCTATGCACAAATCGCGCCTAGTATCGTCCAATTCTATGCACAAACAGGACAGTTTGAACGAGCTTTTCAATTGGGAGGAACGTTCGGGGGAGGGAAAAGTAATGCACTGATGTATATTGCTCAGGAGTATTCAGCTAAAGGACAGCATGAGCAGGCAATTCAAACAGCTCAAAAGATTTCTGGGCTTGAATTGCAGAGTCCTGCACAGATTCTCAACGAAATGATTCTGGCAGCAATTCAGGCAGGGGAACTGGATTTGGCAGTCCGCTCAATTTCCTCTCTTGATAAGGCATCCAATCAGACAATGCAGCCAATAAACTTAAGCGGTGTTAAAGATGAATTGTGGCTTGAGGTAGTTCGTTCTTATGCACAGCGAAACCAGTTTGATATGGGTCTCAGAATGGTTGAAAGAATAGATAGAGACGGCGTAAAAGTAGAAGCATTAAGTCTACTTGTCCGTAACTTGGCTAAGGCAGGAGATGATAGACAAGCTTCTGAACTGATGGATCGCGCAGTGGCGATCGCGCGTTCAGTCTCACCCTAGTCGAGTGAGGCGACGATTTGAGGAATTTAGCGCGATCGCCTCACCCAAAGAGGAGGTGCCAGCCAACCAGAGCGATCGCCAGATCTGCCAGTAGATGACTGATATAACACGACCACAGGGAACGGTAAGTCAGATAGCACCATGACCACACAGCACCAGCAATGAAAACTCCCAGAGAACCTAACACCACAACAAGCCCGTTCCCGATGTACCCTGTCAGGGCAATAATATGATGCAGCGTGAAAAATAATGCAGCGAGATATACCGCACCAATTCCTGGAAGTAGGACTTCGCATTTGCGATACACAAACCATCGCCAGATGTATTCTTCGATCAGCGAGTTAATTACAGTAAAGTAGAAGGCACCGATCAGATAAACGGTGGGGGTGGCAATGCCGACTTGTTGTGCTTTTGCTCGAACATCGACCGAATCGATCCAGCGCTGCCCAACAATCCAGTAAGCACCGAGAATAATACCAAACATGAGCATTCCTAAAATCGATCCAGCTAGGAATTCTCGTCGCGAAGGCACAGACAGGACAACTCTCCCCCGATCGATCCACAACAACCATATCAGGGGTAGTGCCAGTATCCAAACTCTCGTCAGGACGAAGAGGAATTGTCCTACTGCTCCTGGTATGTACAACCTGCCAGCGATACCAATGCTGGCAGCAGAGACGAGTAGGAATAAAGCTAGCGCTGCATTTTGAGCAGAATGAGTTTTGAGCATTCTGGATTTTGTTGGATTGTTATTAACCCTTTGTCCAATATAGTTAGATTTGAAAGTAGCTGGTGTGCAACAGTGACGTTATGCTAACGGTAACGATTGAGGAAATTCAGCGAGATATTGCAACTTACCTTCACCAAGTCGAAGCAGGTGAGACTCTTATTGTCATGCAAGCAGGAAAGCCTGTTGCTGAAATTAGACCAATTTCACCAACCGTTAAGAGGATGTTTGGAAATACGGAGAGAGTAGAAAAAAGCTCAGGCAAGTCTGCGTAGCATCAATCGAATCATGGC encodes:
- a CDS encoding response regulator, whose translation is MLHFLLIDDDQNDRVLTARELNREFPDLRITEVATAEDLAQAMVGDRIDLVVTDYQLRWNNGLTILNIIKSRYPGCPVIMFTNTGNEEIAVEAMKAGLDDYIIKSPRHFIRLAVAVRSALERVTAKR
- a CDS encoding response regulator — its product is MTRSHTILLVEDDPNDILLTQRAFRKANLANASMQVVSDGDAAVFYLSGSGEYADRERYPIPSLILLDLKLPRRSGHEVLAWLRQQPELKRLPAIILTSSQENIDINHAYDLGANSYLVKPIGLTALIEVMTTLKLYWLLLNEQPEIRLSGVD
- a CDS encoding sensor histidine kinase, which produces MKRSAQQITVGLGVTLVLILTNAVVSYRNILKVFENERWVSHTYQVLNELEATLSTLKDAETGQRGYLITGEEQYLQPYQSGIAEINTHIKSLRQLTADNPQQQQRILSLEGAIALKLSDLEQKIQLRREQGFEASQQVVRTNRGKQIMDGIRQQIADMKNIENQLLVSRIKESKANLQRTILTFTLATFVSLALLGLVYYLMRRDRALRQQEAQKLRQKSERLALALDAAKMGSWDWNITTNQVFWTTYHEIIFGYEPGKPNRSYKEWADRVHPEDLSRVEAGIQASRKDQQDFQTEYRVLLPDGSIRWVNSFGRFQYDAENRPNRMVGMLNDITDRKQAEAEIRQLNETLEERVIQRTLQLQEANDELQAFAYSVSHDLRAPLRAMQGFAEALLEDYGDVLDNLGEDYAQRIVSSAQRLENLIQDLLAYSRLSRADLQLKVINLTDVMKEAIAQLEADVKQKQAQVTITSPLPEVIAHRPTLVQAIANLLTNAIKFVDVGVQPEVQVWAEMRGDWVRLWVVDNGIGIAPEHQQRIFRVFERLHGIETYPGTGIGLAIVRKGIDRMGGQVGVESKLGQGSRFWIELQRGTGD
- a CDS encoding GTPase family protein, with the protein product MMRLKVWQWVVLATPIATIVGFLLVSAGLQIHEWGINWIWAVFTLVFVGWRWLLVKWTRPAIAQIESVIAEVSAELESDREDTVRLVEGNDTASRVEAGFQEILKAAQSDRPIWEDWQTFWQRCQDLVSAIAHVYNPEVKYPLLNIYVPQAFGLIRGTVDDLDRWIQQLSPALAQVTIGQAYEAYGVYRKLEPSARKLWQVWNWAQWLLNPAVAVAKVASQRSSNQATQELLGNLSQMLREAALRNLCRQAIALYGGTTLPASESSAAPTLPKAKTQTLREILAQAEPADAVEQKPVNILLAGRTGSGKSSLINTLFQADRAAVDVLPSTDKIQNYQWQLQNGETLTLWDTPGYEQVNHADLRELVLDYATNADLLLLVTPALDPALQMDVDFLKDMKADIADLSAIAIVTQVDRLRPIREWNPPYNWESGDRPKEISIREATKYRAERLNDFCNLVLPVVTGDMKTGRVAWGIEALSLALVDAIAPTKQLRLARFLRNLEARTVAAAKIIDRYTFQMTTTQGLAALLKSPVLQFIATLTTGRPNLAYLLAEQIPVEQLPVVLGKLQMAYDLFSLLKPGENLLNFDLLSLWPLLLENSASPDRNAWAFGHALTEYWSQNLTVEQLRERFEYYLNL
- a CDS encoding tetratricopeptide repeat protein; the protein is MKLKILLTTVLLTFAYPTAAFGPSKDNLIYGEAILLASLAADYISIGKLEPATRLLDEVSSVSQTVGGLCPRLRLLTDMAGQYALLGQQARSEAMFSQVHKAVSIRQPCEAEESSSSRNDPPAWVIGAISLHAYAGRYDVALAIADGLTGEKGFNPQDSAYAENSGIDILLELPYQLDDVKLHDRATELRKYLATLANRYNQAGQTDKAGKIWHFLANHYKSIGQPERASEFQNLVAQVGYKPENPPSPPGNPNAPAIQLLSRCLQLETSNLFWMIPEVLSKEKLALLMETCNKIATTETTEVSTLRASLLKQMDGFVQEIADPIKQGKALVAVANVYSQLGEKDKAIKRLGQAVSRVRSISERLRQVGPKNPTGLDRNSLVPQNLPQANQLVSTATDAESLVAKIVEGYLQIGQIEQAVEIAEQVRAGKIYLLANFNYAYAQIAPSIVQFYAQTGQFERAFQLGGTFGGGKSNALMYIAQEYSAKGQHEQAIQTAQKISGLELQSPAQILNEMILAAIQAGELDLAVRSISSLDKASNQTMQPINLSGVKDELWLEVVRSYAQRNQFDMGLRMVERIDRDGVKVEALSLLVRNLAKAGDDRQASELMDRAVAIARSVSP
- a CDS encoding CPBP family intramembrane glutamic endopeptidase: MLKTHSAQNAALALFLLVSAASIGIAGRLYIPGAVGQFLFVLTRVWILALPLIWLLWIDRGRVVLSVPSRREFLAGSILGMLMFGIILGAYWIVGQRWIDSVDVRAKAQQVGIATPTVYLIGAFYFTVINSLIEEYIWRWFVYRKCEVLLPGIGAVYLAALFFTLHHIIALTGYIGNGLVVVLGSLGVFIAGAVWSWCYLTYRSLWSCYISHLLADLAIALVGWHLLFG
- a CDS encoding type II toxin-antitoxin system Phd/YefM family antitoxin yields the protein MLTVTIEEIQRDIATYLHQVEAGETLIVMQAGKPVAEIRPISPTVKRMFGNTERVEKSSGKSA